The Aggregicoccus sp. 17bor-14 genome includes a region encoding these proteins:
- a CDS encoding O-antigen ligase: MVGEQGRQRDVLAFYCLTAFAFCMYAVPGEWIPALAPLRLALLTSGLAAGLVVMRRVGRAEPFFLDGVRGVSLMCFSVVVVASMSWSINPLESRAVAIEVLKLSAIYLAVVNVVTNEKRLTVILGAFVLGSIITSIGVINWYLVGENLVEGFRARWVGIYADPNRTAMNVGIVVPLAVAFIARKGTGWLFRIACTAAAVLAVVAIVFTHSRGGFGGLATAMALWAIREKRRLQAIVLGAVFALGLVVFAPESFWKRNETVTEFHQDASAMGRVYAWQVASRISLDKPLLGVGAGGFRFAWPLYAPPESHRAYVAHDLFLEVLGELGWVGFFLFLIFAGGAVGGAFEASLDPNIGWVARALGASIVGYLICQLSAGYIQSAHLYMLFGLAASAERLARMREATALVPQRGPASAPSEPLEPAWEPTRHAL; this comes from the coding sequence ATGGTGGGCGAACAGGGGCGGCAGCGCGACGTGCTCGCGTTCTACTGCCTGACGGCTTTCGCATTTTGCATGTACGCGGTGCCCGGCGAGTGGATCCCCGCCCTGGCGCCCCTGCGCCTCGCGCTGCTGACCTCGGGGCTGGCCGCGGGACTGGTGGTGATGCGCCGGGTGGGGCGCGCCGAGCCCTTCTTCCTGGACGGGGTGCGCGGCGTCTCGCTGATGTGCTTCTCGGTGGTGGTGGTGGCCTCGATGAGCTGGTCCATCAACCCGCTGGAGAGCCGCGCGGTGGCGATCGAGGTGCTCAAGCTGAGCGCCATCTACCTCGCCGTGGTGAACGTGGTGACGAACGAGAAGCGCCTCACCGTGATTCTGGGCGCATTCGTGCTGGGCTCCATCATCACCTCCATCGGCGTCATCAACTGGTACCTCGTCGGCGAGAACCTGGTGGAGGGCTTCCGCGCCCGCTGGGTGGGCATCTACGCGGACCCGAACCGCACCGCGATGAACGTGGGCATCGTCGTGCCGCTCGCGGTGGCCTTCATCGCGCGCAAGGGCACCGGCTGGCTCTTCCGCATCGCGTGCACGGCCGCCGCGGTGCTCGCCGTGGTGGCCATCGTGTTCACCCACTCGCGCGGCGGCTTCGGCGGCCTCGCCACCGCGATGGCGCTGTGGGCCATCCGCGAGAAGCGGCGCCTGCAGGCCATCGTGCTCGGGGCCGTCTTCGCGCTGGGCCTGGTGGTGTTCGCGCCGGAGAGCTTCTGGAAGCGCAACGAGACGGTGACCGAGTTCCACCAGGACGCCTCGGCCATGGGCCGCGTCTACGCGTGGCAGGTGGCCAGCCGCATCAGCCTGGACAAGCCGCTGCTGGGCGTGGGGGCGGGGGGCTTCCGCTTCGCGTGGCCGCTGTACGCCCCGCCGGAGTCCCACCGCGCCTACGTGGCCCACGACCTCTTCCTGGAGGTGCTCGGCGAGCTGGGCTGGGTGGGCTTCTTCCTCTTCCTCATCTTCGCCGGAGGCGCGGTAGGCGGCGCCTTCGAGGCGAGCCTGGACCCGAACATCGGCTGGGTCGCACGCGCGCTGGGCGCGAGCATCGTGGGCTACCTCATTTGCCAGCTGTCCGCCGGCTACATCCAATCCGCACACCTGTACATGCTGTTCGGCCTCGCCGCGAGCGCCGAGCGCCTCGCCCGGATGCGCGAGGCGACGGCCCTGGTGCCCCAGCGCGGCCCCGCGAGCGCGCCCTCCGAACCGCTGGAGCCCGCGTGGGAGCCCACGCGCCATGCCCTCTGA
- a CDS encoding DUF6178 family protein, with protein MSDSKTPQGSGKGAQEGLSSLRRQLAQLSPKARLDALISAPDARRLVRSMPAEDLYFAIADVGLADSPELVQLASPAQFRTFVDLGGWERDRIDPHALLTWLRAARGDEPEEFLRKVHGVDAELLEYLLREFTVVHDLEENPDVNPEGVTMETPEGRYLLEFKEVEGAELAGLRHLLNDLIAENPFEAVRLFEAARWEVPSELEEIAYRFRAGRLQDLGFPPLEEAVRLFSYVDPGARPAPAASPGQALAAAGGHVDYLEAAFRELDAVERDNLEDELRGVANAALVAEAADPGDLDALRRVGEMVRDYLSLGLEHLTGAAPARAAELVREVPLPRLFQVGFSLTLALKYRADRLVKAPLARMDDTLLLMPEEAAGVEALRRKRPRRALRVQGAEAVPFRNLRELALSEALLGRAEAQGAIFRALLGGSEPSARERLARFGVDLKALEVERLFTAAVAMAVLEGRVDPRPLPEGRGSELGERLFEGEPAAPRLRASAAERALAALEPAVEEGARPELRRLVNATLERLRTELGAPFLQERRIHPTLAVILPMEGSATP; from the coding sequence GTGTCCGACTCCAAGACTCCGCAGGGAAGTGGCAAGGGTGCGCAGGAGGGGCTGAGCAGCCTGCGCCGGCAGCTCGCACAGCTCTCGCCCAAGGCACGGCTCGATGCGCTGATCAGCGCCCCGGACGCCCGGCGCCTGGTGCGCAGCATGCCCGCCGAGGATCTCTACTTCGCCATCGCGGACGTGGGGCTCGCGGACTCGCCGGAGCTGGTGCAGCTCGCGAGCCCGGCGCAGTTCCGCACCTTCGTGGACCTGGGCGGCTGGGAGCGCGACCGCATCGACCCGCACGCGCTGCTCACCTGGCTGCGCGCCGCGCGCGGCGACGAGCCCGAGGAGTTCCTGCGCAAGGTGCACGGCGTGGACGCGGAGCTGCTCGAGTACCTGCTGCGCGAGTTCACCGTGGTGCACGACCTGGAGGAGAACCCGGACGTGAACCCGGAGGGCGTCACCATGGAGACGCCCGAGGGCCGCTACCTCCTCGAGTTCAAGGAGGTGGAGGGCGCGGAGCTCGCCGGCCTGCGCCACCTGCTCAACGATCTCATCGCCGAGAACCCCTTCGAGGCGGTGCGCCTCTTCGAGGCGGCGCGCTGGGAGGTGCCCAGTGAGCTCGAGGAGATCGCCTACCGCTTCCGCGCCGGGCGCCTGCAGGACCTGGGCTTCCCGCCGCTCGAGGAGGCCGTGCGGCTCTTCAGCTACGTGGACCCCGGAGCGAGGCCCGCGCCCGCGGCTTCGCCCGGCCAGGCGCTCGCGGCGGCGGGCGGCCACGTGGACTACCTGGAGGCGGCCTTCCGCGAGCTGGACGCGGTGGAGCGCGACAACCTCGAGGACGAGCTGCGCGGGGTGGCGAACGCCGCGCTCGTGGCCGAGGCCGCGGACCCCGGGGACCTGGACGCCCTGCGCCGCGTGGGCGAGATGGTGCGCGACTACCTCTCGCTGGGCCTCGAGCACCTCACCGGCGCCGCCCCCGCGCGCGCCGCGGAGCTCGTGCGCGAGGTGCCCCTGCCGCGCCTCTTCCAGGTGGGCTTCTCGCTCACGCTCGCGCTCAAGTACCGCGCGGACCGCCTCGTGAAGGCGCCGCTCGCGCGAATGGATGACACGCTCTTGCTGATGCCCGAGGAGGCCGCGGGGGTGGAGGCGCTGCGCCGCAAGCGTCCGCGGCGCGCGCTGCGGGTGCAGGGCGCCGAGGCCGTGCCCTTCCGCAACCTGCGCGAGCTCGCCCTGAGCGAGGCGCTGCTCGGCCGCGCCGAGGCGCAAGGGGCCATCTTCCGCGCGCTGCTCGGCGGCAGCGAGCCGAGCGCCCGCGAGCGCCTCGCCCGCTTCGGGGTGGACCTCAAGGCGCTCGAGGTGGAGCGCCTCTTCACCGCCGCCGTGGCCATGGCGGTGCTGGAGGGCCGGGTGGACCCGCGGCCGCTGCCCGAAGGGCGCGGGAGCGAGCTGGGCGAGCGCCTCTTCGAGGGGGAGCCCGCGGCGCCCCGCCTGCGCGCGAGCGCCGCCGAGCGCGCCCTCGCGGCCCTGGAGCCGGCGGTGGAGGAGGGCGCCCGGCCCGAGCTGCGTCGGCTGGTGAACGCCACCCTGGAACGGCTGCGCACCGAGCTGGGTGCGCCCTTCCTCCAGGAGCGGCGCATCCACCCCACGCTGGCCGTGATCCTTCCCATGGAGGGCAGCGCGACGCCGTAA
- the dnaK gene encoding molecular chaperone DnaK — MAEREPVIGIDLGTTNSVVATVQGGQPVVIKNRTGQNLTPSVVAVAKNGKRLVGQIAKRQAITNPQETVSASKRLIGRKFSSPQVQDALKVLPYQVVCGEHDDVRVRLGGRDVSLPEISAQLLGELKADAEAHFGRAVTKAIITVPAYFNDGQRQATKDAGRIAGLDVLRILNEPTAAALAYGFGKSVRGKIAVFDLGGGTFDVSVMEVGNDVFDVVATGGDSFLGGEDWDNRIIEWLVFGFAKEHGLDLRKDRMALQRLRDAAERAKVELSSAREAQINLPFICTPPGGGAAMHLQTVLTRDKLEELTHDLIQRTLTLADEVLQDAKVRVSELKEIILVGGMTRMPRIAEEVKRHFKREPCKGVHPEEVVALGAGIQAHALVAQEGEILLLDVTPQSLGVAIAGGYVRRLIPRNTTVPTSTTELFHTSKDYQSTVKIMVLQGEKELAHENELLGEFILSGLRQAPRGEVEIEVAFDINAEGIVSVSARDTETNQRQSITVTASGGLTQDELQRIMEEQRDYLMEARASEEVRAKRAELDQALRELTQLLPRVRELTQGTDFGQDALAKAEHTAASARTALGGTDLGALHQSLEQVARAVNLFRGVVQRLGNGR, encoded by the coding sequence ATGGCAGAGCGTGAACCGGTGATCGGCATCGACCTGGGGACCACCAACAGCGTGGTGGCCACCGTGCAGGGCGGTCAGCCGGTGGTCATCAAGAACCGGACGGGGCAGAACCTCACCCCGTCCGTGGTGGCGGTGGCCAAGAACGGCAAGCGGCTCGTGGGGCAGATCGCCAAGCGCCAGGCCATCACCAACCCGCAGGAGACGGTGTCCGCGTCCAAGCGGCTCATCGGGCGCAAGTTCTCGAGCCCCCAGGTCCAGGACGCGCTCAAGGTGCTGCCCTACCAGGTGGTGTGCGGCGAGCACGACGACGTGCGCGTGCGCCTGGGCGGGCGGGACGTGTCCCTGCCGGAGATCTCCGCGCAGCTGCTCGGCGAGCTGAAGGCGGACGCGGAGGCGCACTTCGGGCGCGCGGTCACCAAGGCGATCATCACCGTGCCGGCCTACTTCAACGACGGCCAGCGCCAGGCCACCAAGGACGCGGGCCGCATCGCCGGGCTGGACGTGCTGCGCATCCTCAACGAGCCCACCGCCGCGGCGCTCGCCTACGGCTTCGGCAAGAGCGTGCGCGGGAAGATCGCCGTCTTCGACCTGGGCGGCGGCACCTTCGACGTGAGCGTGATGGAGGTGGGCAACGACGTCTTCGACGTGGTGGCGACCGGCGGCGACTCCTTCCTCGGCGGCGAGGACTGGGACAACCGCATCATCGAGTGGCTCGTGTTCGGCTTCGCCAAGGAGCACGGGCTGGACCTGCGCAAGGATCGCATGGCGCTGCAGCGGCTGCGGGACGCCGCCGAGCGCGCCAAGGTGGAGCTCTCCAGCGCGCGCGAGGCGCAGATCAACCTGCCCTTCATCTGCACGCCGCCCGGGGGCGGCGCCGCGATGCACCTGCAGACCGTGCTCACGCGCGACAAGCTCGAGGAGCTCACCCACGATCTCATCCAGCGCACGCTCACCCTCGCGGACGAGGTGCTGCAGGACGCCAAGGTGCGCGTCTCCGAGCTGAAGGAGATCATCCTCGTGGGCGGCATGACGCGCATGCCGCGCATCGCCGAGGAGGTGAAGCGCCACTTCAAGCGCGAGCCCTGCAAGGGGGTGCACCCCGAGGAGGTGGTAGCGCTGGGAGCCGGCATCCAGGCGCACGCGCTCGTCGCCCAGGAGGGGGAGATCCTCCTGCTGGACGTGACGCCGCAGTCGCTGGGCGTGGCCATCGCGGGCGGCTACGTGCGCCGCCTCATCCCGCGCAACACCACCGTGCCCACCTCCACCACGGAGCTGTTCCACACTTCCAAGGACTACCAGAGCACCGTGAAGATCATGGTGCTGCAGGGAGAGAAGGAGCTCGCGCACGAGAACGAGCTGCTGGGCGAGTTCATCCTCTCGGGCCTGCGCCAGGCGCCGCGTGGAGAGGTGGAGATCGAGGTCGCCTTCGACATCAACGCCGAGGGCATCGTCTCCGTGTCCGCGCGCGACACCGAGACCAACCAGCGCCAGTCGATCACCGTCACCGCCTCGGGCGGCCTCACCCAGGACGAGCTGCAGCGGATCATGGAGGAGCAGCGCGACTACCTCATGGAGGCGCGCGCCTCCGAGGAGGTGCGTGCGAAGCGCGCCGAGCTGGACCAGGCGCTGCGCGAGCTCACCCAGCTGCTGCCGCGCGTGCGCGAGCTCACCCAGGGCACGGACTTCGGCCAGGACGCGCTCGCCAAGGCCGAGCACACCGCGGCGAGCGCGCGCACGGCGCTGGGCGGAACGGACCTGGGCGCGCTGCACCAGTCGCTCGAGCAGGTGGCGCGCGCGGTGAACCTGTTCCGCGGCGTGGTGCAGCGGCTGGGGAACGGCCGATGA
- a CDS encoding glycosyltransferase has product MPSEGSHREAGALPAPRPLRLVQFTRSFHLGGTEVQVVELLRGLPAHYRTQVCVLQEGGALLPAVRALGHAPEAFPLQGSLAQANTALQVARLARWLRRQRVELVHVHDFYSSALAVPACRLAGVKAIVGRLDLSHWQGPARRALHAHLTGLAHHVVVNAEAIRTQLLSEEGLAPDRVSVIHNGLDLPRFDARSAAGLQAPLPDTGGAPWLLHVANMNHPVKRQEDLFHALALLARRGTVLHALLVGDGPRRPELERLCEQRGLRRQVHFLGFRQDVPALYARAAFGVLCSSAEGLSNAVMEGLAAGRAMVVTRVGGNPELVLHGARGLVVEPCRPEQLADAFLQLLSDPVRAEALGAAGRRFVERELTLAEMVRRHDALYRRVVGGKGAEAAAWVPGHAAEAAAGA; this is encoded by the coding sequence ATGCCCTCTGAGGGCAGCCACCGTGAGGCGGGGGCGCTGCCTGCGCCCCGGCCGCTGAGGCTGGTGCAGTTCACCCGCTCCTTCCACCTGGGCGGCACCGAGGTCCAGGTGGTGGAGCTGCTGCGCGGCCTGCCCGCGCACTACCGCACGCAGGTGTGCGTGCTGCAGGAGGGCGGGGCGCTGCTGCCGGCGGTGCGCGCGCTGGGGCACGCGCCCGAGGCCTTCCCGCTGCAGGGCTCGCTCGCCCAGGCGAACACCGCGCTGCAGGTGGCGCGGCTCGCGCGCTGGCTGCGGCGCCAGCGGGTGGAGCTCGTGCACGTGCACGACTTCTACTCCTCGGCGCTGGCGGTGCCCGCGTGCCGGCTCGCCGGGGTGAAGGCCATCGTCGGGCGGCTGGATCTCTCGCACTGGCAGGGGCCCGCGCGCCGCGCGCTCCACGCGCACCTCACCGGCCTCGCGCACCACGTGGTGGTCAACGCCGAGGCCATCCGCACCCAGCTCCTGTCCGAGGAGGGGCTCGCGCCGGACCGGGTGAGCGTCATCCACAACGGGCTGGATCTGCCGCGCTTCGACGCGCGCAGCGCCGCCGGGCTGCAGGCGCCACTCCCGGACACCGGCGGTGCGCCCTGGCTGCTGCACGTGGCCAACATGAACCACCCGGTGAAGCGCCAGGAGGATCTCTTCCACGCGCTCGCCCTGCTCGCGCGCCGGGGCACCGTGCTCCACGCGCTGCTGGTGGGCGACGGCCCCCGCCGCCCCGAGCTCGAGCGGCTCTGCGAGCAGCGGGGGCTGCGGCGCCAGGTGCACTTCCTCGGCTTCCGCCAGGACGTGCCGGCCCTCTACGCCCGCGCGGCCTTCGGAGTCCTCTGCTCGAGCGCCGAGGGGCTCTCCAACGCGGTGATGGAGGGGCTCGCCGCAGGCCGCGCCATGGTCGTCACCCGCGTGGGCGGAAACCCCGAGCTGGTGCTGCACGGCGCGCGCGGCCTGGTGGTGGAGCCCTGCCGGCCCGAGCAGCTCGCCGACGCCTTCCTCCAGCTGCTCTCGGACCCCGTGCGCGCCGAGGCCCTGGGGGCCGCGGGCCGCCGCTTCGTAGAGCGCGAGCTGACGCTGGCGGAGATGGTGCGCCGCCACGACGCCCTGTACCGCAGGGTGGTGGGAGGGAAGGGGGCCGAGGCCGCTGCCTGGGTCCCCGGGCACGCAGCCGAGGCCGCTGCGGGCGCCTGA
- a CDS encoding DUF4097 family beta strand repeat-containing protein, with product MHALLLLALAATPNPQSFSFDAGAAPNVHVSDVNGSVTIEGSETGKVTVEARQEGSAEALADYPVEVKQEGDTVTARLCCGPCAEKNRSCNHPPDTHFTLRVPRGARLELSVVNAAVRVRGVSGRQEVSSVNGAVELSGSTQALKVSTVNGSVRLAPQEVADTDVSTVAGDVKLQLPDHASAKVDYSTVGGSFNGKSKALGSVSRQYGAGAHDIDVSTVSGALDVEPRS from the coding sequence ATGCACGCCCTCCTCCTCCTCGCCCTCGCCGCCACGCCCAACCCCCAGTCCTTCTCCTTCGACGCGGGCGCCGCCCCGAACGTGCACGTCTCGGACGTGAACGGCTCCGTCACCATCGAGGGGAGCGAGACGGGGAAGGTCACCGTCGAGGCGCGTCAGGAGGGCAGCGCCGAGGCGCTCGCCGACTACCCGGTGGAGGTGAAGCAGGAGGGGGACACCGTGACGGCGCGCCTGTGCTGCGGGCCCTGCGCGGAGAAGAACCGCAGCTGCAACCACCCGCCGGACACGCACTTCACGCTTCGGGTGCCGCGCGGCGCCCGCCTCGAGCTCTCGGTGGTGAACGCCGCCGTGCGGGTGAGGGGCGTGAGCGGCCGGCAGGAGGTCAGCAGCGTGAACGGCGCCGTGGAGCTCTCCGGCTCCACCCAGGCGCTCAAGGTGAGCACGGTGAACGGCTCGGTGCGCCTCGCGCCCCAGGAGGTCGCGGACACGGACGTGAGCACCGTCGCGGGGGACGTGAAGCTCCAGCTGCCGGACCACGCCAGCGCCAAGGTCGACTACTCCACCGTGGGCGGCAGCTTCAACGGCAAGAGCAAGGCGCTGGGCAGCGTGAGCCGCCAGTACGGCGCCGGCGCCCACGACATCGACGTCAGCACCGTGAGCGGCGCGCTCGACGTCGAGCCGCGCAGCTAG
- the coaE gene encoding dephospho-CoA kinase (Dephospho-CoA kinase (CoaE) performs the final step in coenzyme A biosynthesis.) — protein sequence MHLYGLTGGIASGKSTVSRMLRELGAQVLDADVLAREVVASGTPGLAEVAARFPGVLGPDGGLDRAKLGQRVFADASERAALNALLHPRIAQAFLERTQALAEAGAARVIYDAPLLIENGLHTRMEGVILVAVPREVQLARLMARDGLSREAAEARLASQLPLEDKRRHATWVVDNAGELAATRAQVERIWEALLARG from the coding sequence GTGCACCTGTACGGGCTCACCGGAGGGATTGCCTCGGGCAAGAGCACCGTGAGCCGCATGCTGCGCGAGCTGGGAGCGCAGGTGCTGGACGCGGACGTGCTCGCGCGCGAGGTGGTGGCCTCGGGGACGCCCGGGCTCGCGGAGGTGGCAGCGCGCTTTCCCGGCGTGCTGGGCCCGGACGGAGGCCTGGACCGGGCGAAGCTGGGCCAGCGCGTGTTCGCTGACGCCTCCGAGCGCGCCGCGCTCAATGCCCTGCTGCACCCGCGCATCGCGCAGGCCTTCCTCGAGCGCACGCAGGCGCTCGCCGAGGCCGGCGCCGCGCGCGTCATCTACGACGCCCCGCTGCTCATCGAGAACGGGCTGCACACGCGCATGGAGGGGGTCATCCTGGTGGCGGTGCCGCGCGAGGTGCAGCTCGCGCGGCTCATGGCGCGAGACGGCCTCTCGCGCGAGGCGGCCGAGGCACGGCTCGCCTCCCAGCTCCCGCTCGAGGACAAGCGGCGCCACGCGACCTGGGTGGTGGACAACGCGGGGGAGCTCGCGGCCACGCGCGCGCAGGTGGAGCGCATCTGGGAGGCCCTGCTCGCACGCGGCTGA
- a CDS encoding multiheme c-type cytochrome, whose amino-acid sequence MRAPGPWIFLVILATSSAALAADFVGPESCKGCHPEAYDAWMQSKHARATDSLNTQQKGDARCLSCHAPNQAEQQVAQVTCETCHGGGQYYSPSYVMKDAELSRLVGLVDPSEKSCRTCHDASSPSLKPFNFVESLKAIDHWSAERARRSGARAEASPHGQDKK is encoded by the coding sequence ATGCGCGCTCCCGGACCCTGGATTTTCCTCGTCATCCTGGCCACTTCCAGCGCGGCGCTCGCCGCGGACTTCGTGGGGCCGGAGAGCTGCAAGGGCTGCCACCCGGAGGCGTACGACGCCTGGATGCAGTCCAAGCACGCGCGCGCCACCGACTCGCTCAACACGCAGCAGAAGGGGGACGCGCGCTGCCTCAGCTGCCACGCGCCGAACCAGGCCGAGCAGCAGGTGGCGCAGGTGACGTGCGAGACCTGCCACGGGGGCGGTCAGTACTACTCCCCCAGCTACGTGATGAAGGACGCGGAGCTCTCGCGCCTCGTGGGGCTGGTGGACCCGAGCGAGAAGAGCTGCCGCACCTGTCACGACGCCTCCAGCCCCTCGCTCAAGCCGTTCAACTTCGTGGAGAGCCTCAAGGCGATCGACCACTGGTCCGCCGAGCGCGCGCGCCGCAGCGGTGCGCGCGCCGAGGCCTCCCCGCACGGGCAGGACAAGAAGTAG
- the yihA gene encoding ribosome biogenesis GTP-binding protein YihA/YsxC: protein MIKILDSQFVTTAVEPHGYPTDHGVEVAFVGRSNVGKSSMINALTGRKKLVRVSNTPGRTRTLNFFDVDLERGRLRHRVRLCDLPGYGFAKASKSDKAQWEKMITTYLEKRHRLEAVVSIIDAEVGPTEEDHRTLEFLQAHDRRILVAATKIDRLPKARRKPRVKALAEELGLPLEAVLPFSSTDKIGVEEMWDALLDTFGRRSVHAPEPKEPKEPRGP, encoded by the coding sequence GTGATCAAGATCCTCGACTCGCAGTTCGTCACGACCGCGGTGGAGCCGCACGGCTACCCCACCGACCACGGCGTGGAGGTGGCCTTCGTGGGCCGCTCCAACGTGGGCAAGTCGTCCATGATCAACGCGCTCACCGGCCGCAAGAAGCTGGTGCGCGTCTCCAACACGCCGGGGCGCACCCGCACCCTGAACTTCTTCGACGTGGACCTCGAGCGCGGCCGCCTGCGCCACCGCGTGCGCCTGTGCGACCTGCCCGGCTACGGCTTCGCCAAGGCGAGCAAGAGCGACAAGGCGCAGTGGGAGAAGATGATCACCACCTACCTCGAGAAGCGGCACCGGCTCGAGGCGGTGGTGAGCATCATCGACGCGGAGGTGGGCCCCACCGAGGAGGACCACCGCACGCTCGAGTTCCTCCAGGCGCATGACCGCCGCATCCTCGTGGCCGCCACCAAGATCGACCGCCTCCCCAAGGCGCGCCGCAAGCCGCGCGTGAAGGCGCTCGCCGAGGAGCTGGGCCTGCCGCTCGAGGCCGTGCTGCCCTTCAGCTCCACGGACAAGATCGGCGTCGAGGAGATGTGGGACGCGCTCCTGGACACCTTCGGGCGCCGCTCGGTGCACGCGCCCGAGCCGAAGGAGCCCAAGGAGCCCCGGGGCCCGTAA
- a CDS encoding SDR family oxidoreductase — protein MSETRAPAAAPSYFVTGFPGFIGKRLVTHLAEAEPRAHLALLVQPRHLKEAQRLVKGLENPGRVELLTGDVADMHLGLSGEEYERLRGRTTDIFHLAALTSLSTPKETAWRVNVDGTRNVLELARDCGGLRRFNHLSTCYVSGDRVGVIAEDELDRGQAFRNAYEETKFHAERLVQRAGASLPVTIFRPGSVVGDSRTGEIDRFDGPYYLGILLVTSPLVAPLPLPGNGVAPLNVIPMDYLVEAVWTLSRDPAAVGQTFHLVDPNPMSARRVYELVAERANRKLPRFNLSARAADVMLRLPVLERLARPQRAAISYVSHLALYNCHNTLERLEGTSVRCPPLLSYLDPLVDYVRGQYEKRREQALEVEDPLDSPLPSPAGDDTDGGRSRRH, from the coding sequence ATGAGTGAGACGCGCGCGCCCGCAGCTGCCCCCAGCTACTTCGTCACCGGCTTCCCGGGCTTCATCGGCAAGCGGCTGGTGACCCACCTCGCCGAGGCGGAGCCCCGCGCCCACCTCGCGCTCCTGGTGCAGCCGCGCCACCTGAAGGAGGCGCAGCGGCTGGTGAAGGGGCTCGAGAACCCGGGCCGCGTGGAGCTGCTCACCGGGGACGTGGCGGACATGCACCTGGGCCTCTCCGGCGAGGAGTACGAGCGGCTGCGCGGCCGCACCACGGACATCTTCCACCTCGCCGCCCTCACCTCGCTCAGCACGCCCAAGGAGACGGCCTGGCGGGTGAACGTGGACGGCACGCGCAACGTGCTCGAGCTCGCGCGCGACTGCGGCGGGCTGCGGCGCTTCAACCACCTGTCCACCTGCTACGTGTCCGGAGACCGGGTGGGGGTGATCGCCGAGGACGAGCTGGACCGCGGCCAGGCCTTCCGCAACGCGTACGAGGAGACGAAGTTCCACGCGGAGCGCCTGGTGCAGCGCGCCGGCGCGAGCCTGCCCGTCACGATCTTCCGCCCCGGCAGCGTGGTGGGCGACAGCCGCACGGGGGAGATCGACCGCTTCGACGGGCCCTACTACCTGGGCATCCTCCTGGTGACCTCGCCGCTGGTCGCGCCCCTGCCCCTGCCGGGCAACGGCGTCGCGCCGCTCAACGTCATCCCCATGGACTACCTGGTGGAGGCGGTGTGGACGCTGAGCCGCGACCCCGCGGCCGTGGGGCAGACCTTCCACCTGGTGGACCCCAACCCGATGAGCGCGCGGCGCGTGTACGAGCTCGTCGCGGAGCGCGCGAACCGCAAGCTGCCGCGCTTCAACCTCTCGGCGCGCGCGGCCGACGTGATGCTGCGGCTGCCGGTGCTCGAGCGGCTCGCGCGCCCGCAGCGCGCGGCCATCAGCTACGTGAGCCACCTGGCGCTCTACAACTGCCACAACACGCTCGAGCGGCTCGAGGGCACGTCGGTGCGCTGCCCTCCCCTGCTCAGCTACCTGGACCCGCTGGTGGACTACGTGCGCGGGCAGTACGAGAAGCGCCGCGAGCAGGCGCTCGAGGTGGAGGACCCGCTCGACAGCCCGCTGCCTTCGCCCGCGGGAGACGACACGGACGGCGGGCGCTCGCGGCGGCACTGA